The Prevotella herbatica genome contains the following window.
AGCAAGACTGGTGATGATGCAGGTGACGGAACAACAACTGCAACAATACTTACTCAGGCTATTGTAGCTGAAGGCTTGAAAAATGTAACCGCAGGTGCTAATCCAATGGATTTGAAGCGTGGTATTGACAAGGCTGTTAAGGCTGTTGTTGAATTCATTAAGAATAATGCAGAACTTGTTGGTGATAACTATGACAAAATTGAGCAGGTAGCAACAGTTTCAGCAAACAATGATCCTGAAATAGGTAAGCTTCTTGCTGATGCAATGCGCAAAGTTTCTAAAGATGGTGTTATCACTATTGAGGAAAGCAAGAGCCGTGATACTCATATCGACGTTGTTGAAGGTATGCAGTTTGATCGTGGTTATCTTTCTGGATATTTCGTAACAGACGCAGACAAGATGGAGTGTGTTATGGAAAACCCATACATCCTTATTTATGATAAGAAGATCAGTAACCTTAAAGATTTCTTGCCAATTCTACAGCCAGCTGCAGAAAGTGGACGTCCATTGATGGTTATTGCTGAAGATGTAGATTCTGAGGCTCTTACTACATTGGTTGTGAACCGTCTTCGTGGTGGTTTGAAGATTTGTGCTGTTAAGGCTCCTGGATTCGGTGATCGTCGCAAAGCAATGCTTGAGGACATCGCAGTTCTTACGGGTGGTGTAGTTATCAGTGAGGATAAGGGCTTGAAGCTTGAGCAAGCTACTCTTGAAATGCTTGGAAGCGCAGAGAAAGTTACTGTCACAAAGGATAACACAACGATCGTTAGTGGTCATGGTGTAAAAGAAAATATACAGGAGCGTGTAGCTCAGATTAAGAATGAAATTGCTAACACAACAAGTTCTTATGATAAGGAGAAACTTCAGGAGCGTCTTGCTAAACTTTCAGGTGGTGTAGCTGTACTCTATGTTGGTGCTAACTCTGAGGTAGAGATGAAGGAAAAGAAAGATCGTGTAGACGATGCACTTTGTGCAACACGTGCTGCAATGGAAGAAGGTGTTGTTGCCGGTGGTGGTACAACATATATCCGTGCTCTTACTGCGTTGAAAGACCTTAAGGGTGACAGCGCTGATGAGCAGACCGGTATTAACATTGTTGAGCGTGCTATCACATCTCCTCTTCGTCAGATTGTTGCAAATGCAGGTGGTGAAGGCTCAGTTGTTGTTAACAAAGTAGCTGAAGGCGAGGGCGATTTCGGTTATAACGCACGTACTGATGAGTATGAGGATATGCGTAAGGCTGGTATCATTGATCCTGCTAAAGTGGCTCGTGTTGCACTTGAAAATGCAGCTTCAATAGCTGGATTATTCCTTACAACAGAA
Protein-coding sequences here:
- the groL gene encoding chaperonin GroEL (60 kDa chaperone family; promotes refolding of misfolded polypeptides especially under stressful conditions; forms two stacked rings of heptamers to form a barrel-shaped 14mer; ends can be capped by GroES; misfolded proteins enter the barrel where they are refolded when GroES binds) is translated as MAKDIKFDVEARDLLKQGVDQLADAVKVTLGPKGRNVVIEKKFGAPQITKDGVTVAKEIELENHFENTGAQLVKSVASKTGDDAGDGTTTATILTQAIVAEGLKNVTAGANPMDLKRGIDKAVKAVVEFIKNNAELVGDNYDKIEQVATVSANNDPEIGKLLADAMRKVSKDGVITIEESKSRDTHIDVVEGMQFDRGYLSGYFVTDADKMECVMENPYILIYDKKISNLKDFLPILQPAAESGRPLMVIAEDVDSEALTTLVVNRLRGGLKICAVKAPGFGDRRKAMLEDIAVLTGGVVISEDKGLKLEQATLEMLGSAEKVTVTKDNTTIVSGHGVKENIQERVAQIKNEIANTTSSYDKEKLQERLAKLSGGVAVLYVGANSEVEMKEKKDRVDDALCATRAAMEEGVVAGGGTTYIRALTALKDLKGDSADEQTGINIVERAITSPLRQIVANAGGEGSVVVNKVAEGEGDFGYNARTDEYEDMRKAGIIDPAKVARVALENAASIAGLFLTTECLITDKPEPKSAAPAVQPGMGGMM